In Piliocolobus tephrosceles isolate RC106 chromosome 5, ASM277652v3, whole genome shotgun sequence, a single genomic region encodes these proteins:
- the ENPP4 gene encoding bis(5'-adenosyl)-triphosphatase ENPP4 isoform X1 produces the protein MKLLVILLFSGLITGCRSDSSSSLPPKLLLVSFDGFRADYLKNYEFPHLQNFIKEGVLVEHVKNVFITKTFPNHYSIVTGLYEESHGIVANSMYDAVTKKHFSDSNDKDPFWWNEAVPIWVTNQLQENRSSAAAMWPGTDVPIHNTTSSYFMNYNSSVPFEERLNNITMWLNNSNPPVTFATLYWEEPDASGHKYGPEDKENMSRVLKKIDDLIGDLVQKLKMLGLWENLNVIITSDHGMTQCSQDRLINLDVCIDHSYYTLIDLSPVAAILPKINRTEVYNKLKNCSSYMNVYLKEDIPNRFYYQHNDRIQPIILVANEGWTIVLNESSQKLGDHGYDNSLPSMHPFLAAHGPAFHKGYKHSTINIVDIYPMMCHILGLKPHPNNGTFGHTKCLLVDQWCINLPEAIAIVIGSLLVLTTLTCLIIIMQNRLSVPRPFSRLQLQEDDDDPLIG, from the exons ATGAAGTTATTAGTAATACTTTTGTTTTCTGGACTTATTACTGGTTGTAGAAGTGACTCTTCCTCTAGTTTGCCACCTAAGTTACTACTAGTATCCTTTGATGGATTCAGAGCTGATTATCTGAAGAACTATGAATTTCCTCATCTCCAGAATTTTATCAAAGAAGGTGTCTTGGTAGAgcatgttaaaaatgtttttatcacaAAAACATTTCCAAACCACTACAGTATTGTGACAGGCTTGTATGAAGAAAGCCATGGCATTGTGGCTAATTCCATGTATGATGCAGTcacaaagaaacatttttctgaCTCTAATGACAAGGATCCTTTTTGGTGGAATGAGGCCGTACCTATTTGGGTGACCAATCAGCTTCAGGAAAACAGATCAAGTGCTGCTGCTATGTGGCCTGGTACTGATGTACCCATTCACAATACCACCTCTTCCTATTTTATGAATTACAACTCCTCAGTGCCATTTGAGGAAAGACTAAATAATATTACTATGTGGCTAAACAATTCGAACCCACCAGTCACCTTTGCAACACTCTATTGGGAAGAACCAGATGCAAGTGGCCACAAGTATGGACctgaagataaagaaaacatgagcaGAGTGTTGAAAAAAATAGATGATCTTATCGGTGACTTAGTCCAAAAACTCAAGATGTTAGGGCTGTGGGAAAATCTTAATGTGATCATTACAAGTGATCATGGGATGACCCAGTGTTCTCAGGATAGACTGATAAACTTGGATGTCTGCATCGATCATTCATACTACACTCTTATAGATTTGAGCCCTGTTGCTGCAATACTTCccaaaataa atAGAACAGAGGTTTACAACAAACTGAAAAACTGTAGCTCTTATATGAATGTTTATCTCAAAGAAGACATTCCTAACAGATTCTATTACCAACATAATGATCGGATTCAGCCCATTATTTTGGTTGCAAATGAAGGCTGGACAATTGTGCTAAATGAATCATCACAAAAAT tagGTGACCATGGTTATGATAATTCTTTGCCTAGTATGCATCCATTTCTAGCTGCCCATGGACCTGCATTTCACAAAGGCTACAAGCATAGCACAATTAACATTGTGGATATTTATCCAATGATGTGCCACATCCTGGGATTAAAACCGCATCCCAATAATGGGACTTTTGGTCATACTAAGTGCTTGTTAGTTGACCAGTGGTGCATTAATCTCCCAGAAGCCATCGCGATTGTTAtcggttcactcttggtgttaaCCACACTAACATGCCTCATAATAATCATGCAGAATAGACTTTCTGTACCTCGTCCATTTTCTCGACTTCAGCTgcaagaagatgatgatgatccTTTAATTGGGTGA
- the ENPP4 gene encoding bis(5'-adenosyl)-triphosphatase ENPP4 isoform X2, which yields MKLLVILLFSGLITGCRSDSSSSLPPKLLLVSFDGFRADYLKNYEFPHLQNFIKEGVLVEHVKNVFITKTFPNHYSIVTGLYEESHGIVANSMYDAVTKKHFSDSNDKDPFWWNEAVPIWVTNQLQENRSSAAAMWPGTDVPIHNTTSSYFMNYNSSVPFEERLNNITMWLNNSNPPVTFATLYWEEPDASGHKYGPEDKENMSRVLKKIDDLIGDLVQKLKMLGLWENLNVIITSDHGMTQCSQDRLINLDVCIDHSYYTLIDLSPVAAILPKINRTEVYNKLKNCSSYMNVYLKEDIPNRFYYQHNDRIQPIILVANEGWTIVLNESSQKCDHGYDNSLPSMHPFLAAHGPAFHKGYKHSTINIVDIYPMMCHILGLKPHPNNGTFGHTKCLLVDQWCINLPEAIAIVIGSLLVLTTLTCLIIIMQNRLSVPRPFSRLQLQEDDDDPLIG from the exons ATGAAGTTATTAGTAATACTTTTGTTTTCTGGACTTATTACTGGTTGTAGAAGTGACTCTTCCTCTAGTTTGCCACCTAAGTTACTACTAGTATCCTTTGATGGATTCAGAGCTGATTATCTGAAGAACTATGAATTTCCTCATCTCCAGAATTTTATCAAAGAAGGTGTCTTGGTAGAgcatgttaaaaatgtttttatcacaAAAACATTTCCAAACCACTACAGTATTGTGACAGGCTTGTATGAAGAAAGCCATGGCATTGTGGCTAATTCCATGTATGATGCAGTcacaaagaaacatttttctgaCTCTAATGACAAGGATCCTTTTTGGTGGAATGAGGCCGTACCTATTTGGGTGACCAATCAGCTTCAGGAAAACAGATCAAGTGCTGCTGCTATGTGGCCTGGTACTGATGTACCCATTCACAATACCACCTCTTCCTATTTTATGAATTACAACTCCTCAGTGCCATTTGAGGAAAGACTAAATAATATTACTATGTGGCTAAACAATTCGAACCCACCAGTCACCTTTGCAACACTCTATTGGGAAGAACCAGATGCAAGTGGCCACAAGTATGGACctgaagataaagaaaacatgagcaGAGTGTTGAAAAAAATAGATGATCTTATCGGTGACTTAGTCCAAAAACTCAAGATGTTAGGGCTGTGGGAAAATCTTAATGTGATCATTACAAGTGATCATGGGATGACCCAGTGTTCTCAGGATAGACTGATAAACTTGGATGTCTGCATCGATCATTCATACTACACTCTTATAGATTTGAGCCCTGTTGCTGCAATACTTCccaaaataa atAGAACAGAGGTTTACAACAAACTGAAAAACTGTAGCTCTTATATGAATGTTTATCTCAAAGAAGACATTCCTAACAGATTCTATTACCAACATAATGATCGGATTCAGCCCATTATTTTGGTTGCAAATGAAGGCTGGACAATTGTGCTAAATGAATCATCACAAAAAT GTGACCATGGTTATGATAATTCTTTGCCTAGTATGCATCCATTTCTAGCTGCCCATGGACCTGCATTTCACAAAGGCTACAAGCATAGCACAATTAACATTGTGGATATTTATCCAATGATGTGCCACATCCTGGGATTAAAACCGCATCCCAATAATGGGACTTTTGGTCATACTAAGTGCTTGTTAGTTGACCAGTGGTGCATTAATCTCCCAGAAGCCATCGCGATTGTTAtcggttcactcttggtgttaaCCACACTAACATGCCTCATAATAATCATGCAGAATAGACTTTCTGTACCTCGTCCATTTTCTCGACTTCAGCTgcaagaagatgatgatgatccTTTAATTGGGTGA